GTATAATATATCATCAATCCTGAACCCGCCAGTGGCACTATGGCTAGTAACGGTGCCATTAATGAGCTAATGCATTAAGGCGTTAAAATTAATGAGAATTGGTGCAAAATATGCATTTTAATTTAGTTATAATATAGTGAATGCTCTAATCATGACCGAATTATGTAAAGTATGTGGGGTAGTTCCTGAAGTATTATTTCAAGTCCAGTCCTAACGCCGTCTGGTGAGCCGGGTAGTGCCACTATTAACTTGCCCCTGGTGACCCCAGCCGTAGCCCTCGTCATTATGACCCCGGTACCAATCTTCTGATAACTGACCTGCCTAAATAACTCACCGAATCCCTCAAGCTCCTTCTCAAAGAGTGGCCTAACGGCCTCTATTGTAACGTCACTCCTGGCGAGACCAGTACCACCGGTAAGCACTATCACGTCAACATCATCACGAAGGAGGAGGGAGTCAACGAGTGAACGTATCATGACAAGGTCATCCTTAATCAACTCACTACCAACAACCCTATGCCCAGCCTGCCTAAGCATGGACTCGGCGAGGTCCCCTGACTCATCCGTGTATGGCTGACCACTCACCTTAGCGTTGTATCGTGACGTAGACACAGTTATCACGAAGAAATTAGCCGTCTTAGGACCAGCCTCCCTATGCATTGTCCTTGGCACACTCATTAAGAAGAGTATTTTTGTATTGATATTTAAGGACTTCATTTAGTTTACGTATAATTATTCATTAACCGTGTAAAAACACTTATTTAACCTGGTTAGTTGATAGGCCCAATGTCTTCATGTGAATTCTTTAGGGCTTTAACTAGGATTAGTTCAGAGGGTGGTAAGATCGTCACTGTTAAAATTATTGTTAATGATAATGTACTATCTGATATAATCGTTAATGGAAAGCCCCTACTCGGTATTGCAACTAGTGGGGAAGTTTTGGAGTTAGCTAATAGGGCATTAACTGAGGATAGGGTGATTGAGACAACAATAGGTAATGCCAGGATTGTTCTAGAGCCTATAGAACCAAGACCAACCATCATTGTCGTGGGTTCAGGACTAATAGCCAAGGCCTTGGTTGATGTCAGTAATTCCATCGGTTACTACGTGGCTGTGGTAGGTAATAATGACGTGAATAAGGACCTATTTAGTAATGCTTATTTCGTGAGTAATGACCTTAGGGACCTCGAGAAGCTCATTGACGAGGATTCCATAGTAATAATTGCGAATGAAGGTGGTAAGCCCTATGACTCAGAGGCACTTTACATAGCCCTTAAGCATAATGCCAAGTTTGTTGGTGTGCTCGCGAGTCAGAGGAGGGCTGCGGTGATTATTGCCGACATGGTTAGGAGGGGGTTGAACCTCGATTATGTGTTGGAGAAGCTTCATTCACCTGTTGGGCTTGACATTGGTGCTAAGACTGCTGGTGAGATAGCCCTTAGTATACTCGCTGAGGTAATGATGTTCATGAGAAGCGCAAGCGGTAAACCAATGCATGAAATTAAGGATCCGAGGAAGTTCATTAAGGATGCCCTAGAAGGTAGATTGCAGGAACAATCGTGTTCCTGGAGACCTACTGAATTTAAGATATGAAAAATCCATTACACAGCCTTCAATTCCTTCAGTTTCTGAATAGCTAATTTAACGGCCT
This is a stretch of genomic DNA from Vulcanisaeta moutnovskia 768-28. It encodes these proteins:
- a CDS encoding MogA/MoaB family molybdenum cofactor biosynthesis protein gives rise to the protein MSVPRTMHREAGPKTANFFVITVSTSRYNAKVSGQPYTDESGDLAESMLRQAGHRVVGSELIKDDLVMIRSLVDSLLLRDDVDVIVLTGGTGLARSDVTIEAVRPLFEKELEGFGELFRQVSYQKIGTGVIMTRATAGVTRGKLIVALPGSPDGVRTGLEIILQELPHILYIIRS
- a CDS encoding XdhC family protein, which gives rise to MSSCEFFRALTRISSEGGKIVTVKIIVNDNVLSDIIVNGKPLLGIATSGEVLELANRALTEDRVIETTIGNARIVLEPIEPRPTIIVVGSGLIAKALVDVSNSIGYYVAVVGNNDVNKDLFSNAYFVSNDLRDLEKLIDEDSIVIIANEGGKPYDSEALYIALKHNAKFVGVLASQRRAAVIIADMVRRGLNLDYVLEKLHSPVGLDIGAKTAGEIALSILAEVMMFMRSASGKPMHEIKDPRKFIKDALEGRLQEQSCSWRPTEFKI